In Patescibacteria group bacterium, a single window of DNA contains:
- the rpmH gene encoding 50S ribosomal protein L34 — translation MATKRTYQPSKIHRKRVHGFRARNKTKSGRQVIKRRTSIGRKRITI, via the coding sequence ATGGCAACGAAGAGAACATATCAACCAAGCAAAATTCACAGGAAACGCGTTCATGGATTTAGGGCTCGCAATAAAACTAAAAGCGGACGCCAAGTAATTAAGCGCAGAACTTCTATTGGGCGCAAAAGAATTACTATTTAA
- a CDS encoding R3H domain-containing nucleic acid-binding protein — protein sequence METQKEIQNLLSELFKLIGIEVKAEITEEKQEEGTLYKIELDPGESTGLLIGAHGMTLSSIQSFLTIAMKQKTGDWVKISLDVAHWSEKQNERLVELAKQTAERARQTGEEKLYNLNANSRRIIHMTLAEEKDIETVSEGEGIDRYLVVRHNTKLKK from the coding sequence ATGGAAACGCAAAAGGAAATACAAAATCTTCTAAGTGAGTTATTTAAACTTATTGGTATTGAGGTAAAAGCTGAAATCACAGAGGAAAAACAGGAAGAAGGAACTCTTTACAAAATAGAACTTGACCCAGGAGAGAGTACAGGACTTCTTATTGGTGCACACGGAATGACTTTGTCATCTATTCAATCATTTTTGACTATAGCTATGAAACAAAAAACAGGGGATTGGGTAAAGATATCTTTAGATGTTGCTCACTGGAGCGAAAAACAAAATGAAAGACTTGTTGAACTTGCAAAACAAACCGCAGAGCGCGCACGACAAACTGGAGAAGAAAAACTTTATAACTTGAATGCAAACAGTAGAAGAATTATTCATATGACTTTAGCTGAAGAAAAAGATATTGAGACAGTTTCTGAGGGAGAAGGAATTGACCGCTACTTAGTTGTAAGGCATAACACGAAGTTAAAGAAATAA
- a CDS encoding PrgI family protein — MEQHPVPQNISSYQFHLVGDMTLKQFLEIGGGVLVAVLFYATGLPGIIKLPLILISCGLGAALAFVPLEERPLEQWIFAFFRSVYSPTQFHWDKKQDVKYFADESATENTGASTQNTKTNPVSNIPFLNKLDSSESSYLSKLAGVFNPTVSQTATPAIETKQEIQTHNETVINHPSFNPNPINSASQSDSTQTQTTNTQTIPQINANTDNSRINVTASFNTNSSGDILTEHIQGGETPIQATPSVQQPKEVVVPTSGPISVEPTIEERPKIVVQEIKRPVEKIDITQTAVNPTLIGGAVGDAQQASFSVNAAPPSLPTIPNTISGQVMDSTSHIIEGAILEIKDAEGRAVRALRTNKAGHFLIVTPLINGKYNIVLEKEGYNFEPIEFEVNGGIIQPIAIRAKAIN, encoded by the coding sequence ATGGAACAGCATCCAGTACCACAAAATATTAGTAGCTATCAGTTTCACCTTGTGGGGGACATGACGCTGAAGCAGTTTTTGGAAATTGGAGGAGGAGTCTTGGTTGCAGTTTTATTTTATGCAACTGGGCTTCCAGGGATAATTAAACTTCCATTAATTTTAATATCTTGCGGACTTGGCGCCGCACTTGCTTTTGTACCACTTGAGGAACGTCCACTTGAACAATGGATATTTGCCTTTTTTAGATCTGTATACTCGCCTACTCAATTTCATTGGGATAAAAAACAGGACGTTAAATATTTTGCAGATGAGAGCGCGACTGAAAATACTGGAGCATCAACCCAAAATACAAAAACAAACCCTGTTTCAAATATTCCATTTTTGAATAAACTCGATTCATCTGAGAGCTCGTATCTATCTAAACTTGCGGGGGTTTTTAATCCAACTGTTTCACAAACCGCTACTCCAGCTATAGAAACAAAACAAGAAATACAAACACATAACGAAACAGTGATCAATCACCCAAGCTTTAATCCTAACCCTATTAATTCTGCTTCGCAGAGCGATTCAACACAAACACAAACTACAAACACGCAAACAATTCCACAGATAAACGCAAACACTGACAATTCAAGAATAAATGTCACAGCAAGCTTTAACACAAATAGCTCAGGAGATATTTTGACAGAACACATTCAAGGCGGAGAAACTCCAATACAAGCTACGCCGTCCGTACAACAACCCAAGGAAGTTGTTGTTCCAACAAGCGGACCAATATCTGTTGAACCAACAATTGAAGAGAGACCAAAAATTGTAGTACAAGAAATTAAAAGACCTGTTGAAAAGATTGATATCACTCAAACTGCTGTAAACCCAACACTTATTGGGGGTGCAGTTGGCGATGCACAACAAGCTAGCTTTTCAGTGAACGCTGCACCACCTTCTTTGCCTACAATCCCTAATACAATTTCTGGTCAAGTGATGGATTCAACAAGTCATATAATTGAAGGGGCTATACTTGAAATAAAGGATGCTGAAGGACGAGCTGTACGAGCACTTCGCACAAATAAGGCAGGACACTTTTTGATTGTTACACCGCTAATTAACGGAAAATATAATATCGTACTTGAAAAAGAAGGATATAATTTTGAACCGATTGAATTTGAAGTAAACGGAGGTATTATTCAGCCAATTGCTATTCGAGCAAAAGCAATAAATTAA
- a CDS encoding ATP-binding protein — MKNSKPQISNPLIEYAKGEMSVQDIIAPKEFEIDFDYVKIGDTYLRTLFVGGYPRFVTPGWLEPVINFNHSMDISFYIYPVEGKDVLDDLKRKITEMEAEISTDIQRGKIVNPSTEAKLEDARALQEQLVKGAERFFEFSFYITIPAATLEELNHVTKQVESTLGSLLIVGKKASLDMERGFLSTGPIGFDRLSITRNMDTTSLATTFPFTSAELSSDTGILYGINPQNESFIIFDRFSLENYNMTIFATSGAGKSFFVKLESVRSLMLGSEIIIIDPEAEYKPLTDAVGGEYISFSFNSPAKINPFDLSQIYEEGENQLGLKILSLHSLFRVIMGELNATQDAMLDRALVMTYRSKGITQDPGTQTKEPPLIEDLYKTLIGMEVPEALDLAARIEKYVKGSFVGIFDQQTNIDITNPFTVFSIQDLQEVLRPIAMFIILDFIWTKVKKDKKKRLLIVDEAWIMMRYPDTAQFLWSVVKRARKYFLGLTTITQDVEDFLGQDIGKAIVTNSSLRVLLKQSPAAIDKVGDLFYLSQGERQLLMAANVGEGIFFAGPHHAPIRVVASPEEYKLITTKPSEVIDKKV, encoded by the coding sequence ATGAAAAACTCTAAACCACAGATTTCGAATCCATTAATTGAATATGCAAAAGGTGAAATGAGCGTTCAAGATATTATTGCTCCAAAAGAATTTGAGATTGATTTTGATTATGTAAAAATTGGAGACACTTATCTTCGAACTCTTTTTGTGGGAGGGTATCCGAGATTTGTAACTCCAGGATGGCTTGAACCTGTTATTAATTTTAATCATTCAATGGATATTTCTTTTTATATTTATCCAGTTGAAGGCAAAGATGTACTTGATGATTTGAAAAGAAAAATTACAGAAATGGAAGCTGAAATATCAACTGATATACAGCGCGGGAAAATAGTTAATCCATCAACTGAGGCAAAACTAGAAGATGCGCGAGCGCTTCAGGAGCAGCTTGTGAAAGGAGCTGAAAGATTTTTTGAGTTTTCATTTTATATAACTATTCCTGCTGCAACCTTGGAAGAACTTAACCATGTAACAAAACAAGTAGAATCAACGCTTGGATCACTTTTGATTGTAGGCAAAAAAGCTTCTCTTGATATGGAGAGAGGGTTTTTGTCTACAGGACCGATTGGATTTGACAGACTTTCAATAACGAGAAACATGGATACAACTTCTCTTGCCACAACATTTCCTTTTACATCTGCAGAATTGTCTTCTGATACAGGAATTCTTTATGGAATAAATCCTCAAAATGAATCATTTATTATTTTTGATCGCTTTAGTTTGGAAAATTATAATATGACAATCTTTGCTACTTCTGGAGCTGGAAAATCTTTCTTTGTGAAACTTGAAAGTGTACGATCTTTAATGCTTGGAAGCGAAATAATCATTATTGACCCTGAGGCGGAATATAAACCTTTAACTGATGCAGTGGGCGGAGAATATATTTCTTTTTCTTTTAATAGTCCTGCTAAAATTAATCCTTTTGATTTGTCGCAGATTTATGAAGAGGGAGAAAACCAACTTGGACTTAAAATACTTTCGCTGCATTCACTTTTCAGAGTTATTATGGGAGAACTAAATGCAACACAGGATGCCATGCTTGACCGCGCTCTTGTAATGACATACCGCTCTAAAGGGATTACACAAGACCCTGGGACACAAACTAAAGAGCCGCCGCTTATTGAGGATCTTTATAAAACATTGATTGGAATGGAAGTACCTGAAGCACTTGACCTTGCTGCACGAATTGAAAAATATGTAAAAGGATCATTTGTTGGAATTTTTGATCAACAAACAAATATTGATATTACAAACCCTTTTACTGTATTTTCTATTCAAGACCTTCAGGAAGTACTTCGACCGATTGCAATGTTTATAATATTAGACTTTATATGGACAAAAGTGAAAAAAGATAAAAAGAAACGCTTATTAATTGTTGATGAAGCCTGGATTATGATGAGATATCCAGATACGGCACAGTTTTTATGGAGCGTTGTGAAGCGGGCACGTAAATATTTTTTGGGGCTTACTACAATAACTCAAGATGTGGAAGATTTTTTGGGACAAGATATTGGAAAAGCTATTGTTACAAATTCATCGCTTCGTGTTTTATTGAAACAATCCCCTGCTGCAATTGATAAAGTTGGAGATTTGTTTTATCTTTCACAAGGAGAAAGGCAACTTCTCATGGCAGCAAACGTTGGCGAAGGAATATTTTTTGCAGGACCACACCATGCACCAATTCGCGTGGTTGCATCACCTGAAGAATATAAACTTATAACTACAAAGCCGAGCGAAGTAATAGACAAGAAGGTATAA
- a CDS encoding YidC/Oxa1 family membrane protein insertase has translation MNIFTTYLIQPLANGLVIFYRLLGNNMGLAIIGFSIALALLIRPFTKKSLESMKKMREIQPQLDKLKKKYKNDRMKLTQAQSELYKQYGVNPGLGGCLPIILQLVVFYGLVEVFIQYLSNASVTKFNTILYSPLKFDAHEMINTKFLYLDLTKPDTFNIHGIPFAIPGLFLILAGVSQMISAKIASPYIEKEEQIAKKTKGEMDDAMVAMQSSMIYTLPLMTLLVGGRFPSGVAIYWVTFSIYQAFQQYRTTGLGGLKSWIKALRVIQSGNGNAKGNTKSSK, from the coding sequence ATGAATATTTTTACTACATACTTAATACAACCTTTGGCAAACGGGCTTGTTATCTTCTATCGCTTACTTGGAAATAACATGGGACTTGCTATTATTGGCTTTTCTATTGCACTTGCACTTCTTATTAGACCCTTTACTAAAAAATCATTGGAGTCGATGAAAAAAATGCGCGAAATACAACCTCAACTGGATAAGTTAAAAAAGAAATATAAAAACGATAGAATGAAATTAACCCAAGCTCAAAGCGAGCTCTATAAACAATATGGAGTCAACCCTGGACTTGGAGGATGTTTGCCTATTATTCTGCAGCTGGTTGTGTTTTATGGACTTGTTGAAGTTTTTATTCAATACCTTTCAAATGCAAGCGTTACAAAATTTAATACGATTCTCTACTCACCTCTTAAATTTGACGCACACGAAATGATTAATACAAAATTTTTATATTTAGATTTAACTAAGCCTGATACATTTAATATTCATGGAATTCCTTTTGCAATTCCGGGACTTTTTCTAATTCTTGCCGGCGTTTCACAGATGATATCTGCAAAAATTGCCAGCCCTTATATTGAAAAAGAAGAACAAATTGCAAAAAAGACTAAAGGCGAAATGGATGATGCTATGGTTGCTATGCAATCTTCAATGATTTATACCCTACCTCTTATGACACTTTTGGTTGGAGGACGTTTTCCTTCTGGCGTTGCCATTTATTGGGTAACATTTTCGATTTATCAGGCGTTTCAACAATACAGAACAACTGGGCTTGGAGGCCTAAAATCTTGGATTAAAGCGCTTCGTGTGATACAATCGGGGAATGGAAACGCAAAAGGAAATACAAAATCTTCTAAGTGA
- the yidD gene encoding membrane protein insertion efficiency factor YidD — protein MLLDFYKKYISPIFVVYFGHACRFTPTCSEYAAQAIQKYGIVKGGFMSAWRILRCNPLSKAGYDPVI, from the coding sequence ATGCTTTTAGATTTTTATAAAAAATATATATCCCCTATTTTTGTGGTTTATTTTGGACATGCATGCCGATTTACACCAACTTGCAGCGAATATGCTGCACAGGCAATACAGAAATATGGAATAGTTAAAGGAGGGTTTATGAGTGCTTGGAGAATTTTGAGGTGTAATCCCCTTTCTAAAGCTGGTTATGATCCGGTAATTTAA
- a CDS encoding ribonuclease HI family protein, which produces MENSSRIVIFSDGGSRGNPGPAACAYIIHIGQEIVKKDSEYLGITTNNVAEYNGVVLALEALIKMPLDFARDCEIEFRLDSELVVKQLKGEYKIKDVNMITLAMEVKKIIADNKLKITFLHVPRKENSIADKMVNVKLDEISRRGAN; this is translated from the coding sequence GTGGAGAACTCTTCAAGAATAGTTATTTTTTCAGATGGAGGGAGCAGGGGAAACCCAGGACCTGCTGCATGTGCATATATAATTCATATTGGTCAGGAAATTGTAAAAAAAGATTCTGAATATCTTGGAATAACTACTAATAATGTTGCTGAGTATAATGGTGTAGTACTTGCACTTGAAGCATTGATTAAAATGCCCCTCGACTTCGCTCGGGATTGCGAAATAGAATTTCGCTTAGATAGTGAACTAGTTGTCAAACAGCTAAAGGGGGAATACAAAATCAAGGATGTTAACATGATAACACTAGCAATGGAAGTTAAAAAAATAATTGCTGATAATAAATTAAAAATAACTTTTCTTCATGTTCCACGAAAAGAGAATTCGATTGCGGATAAAATGGTAAATGTGAAGTTGGACGAAATTTCACGTCGCGGAGCCAACTAG
- the dnaN gene encoding DNA polymerase III subunit beta: MKVQVLQEDLNNNLQTAIRFIASRTTLPILSNFLLETDKTKLKISATNLEMSISTSIGAKVEEEGNITIPAKYFEEIISNLNKGQIDLIAQNEKMEIVSQNSEINLPVTPSNDFPKIPNEIDDKKSFTLVFDELKAALTKILFAVGADVARPVLTGVLFIFESSKLTLVASDGFRLSKTTVNLSKEISLKPVIIPKNSLLELLKIGNNAKEILIESKETENQLVIKINDVFFTTRLIDGNFPDFGKIIPVSSTTLVSVDKNDLIKSVKLASIFAKDVGNLIKMTIGHPERNSDGVEGSLTVTSEGKAGNEKGSIEAEIKGPSLEVLFNYKFVEDFLNNAEGDSVEMKLTDAVSPVIFVDSKNENFLHLIMPVRVQS; this comes from the coding sequence ATGAAAGTCCAAGTACTTCAGGAAGATCTGAATAATAACTTACAAACAGCAATACGATTTATAGCGTCACGTACAACTCTCCCAATTCTTAGTAATTTCTTATTAGAAACAGATAAAACAAAACTAAAAATCTCAGCAACCAATCTTGAAATGTCAATTTCAACTTCGATTGGCGCTAAAGTCGAAGAGGAAGGAAATATTACAATTCCGGCAAAATATTTTGAGGAAATCATTTCTAATTTAAATAAAGGCCAAATAGATTTAATTGCACAAAATGAAAAAATGGAAATAGTTTCCCAAAATTCAGAAATTAATTTACCAGTAACACCTTCAAACGATTTTCCTAAAATCCCAAATGAAATAGATGATAAAAAAAGTTTTACTTTAGTTTTTGATGAATTAAAAGCTGCCTTAACTAAAATTCTTTTTGCAGTTGGAGCGGATGTTGCTCGCCCAGTTCTAACTGGTGTGTTATTTATATTTGAAAGTTCGAAATTAACTCTAGTAGCATCAGATGGCTTCCGTTTATCAAAAACCACAGTCAATTTATCCAAGGAAATATCCCTAAAGCCGGTTATAATTCCCAAAAACTCTCTTCTTGAGCTTTTAAAAATAGGAAACAATGCCAAAGAGATTTTAATTGAATCTAAAGAAACAGAAAATCAGCTTGTTATAAAAATAAACGATGTCTTTTTTACGACCCGTTTAATTGATGGTAACTTTCCTGATTTTGGAAAAATTATTCCCGTTTCATCAACTACTCTTGTAAGTGTTGATAAAAATGATCTTATTAAAAGTGTAAAGCTAGCAAGTATTTTTGCTAAAGACGTTGGCAATTTAATCAAAATGACCATAGGTCATCCTGAGCGAAATTCTGATGGAGTCGAAGGGTCTCTCACAGTAACAAGCGAAGGAAAGGCTGGCAATGAAAAAGGGAGTATTGAAGCAGAGATAAAAGGCCCGTCGCTTGAAGTCTTGTTTAATTATAAATTTGTAGAAGATTTCCTGAATAATGCAGAAGGGGATAGTGTTGAAATGAAATTAACAGATGCAGTTTCTCCTGTAATTTTTGTAGACAGTAAAAACGAAAACTTTCTTCATTTAATTATGCCAGTTAGAGTCCAAAGCTAA
- the rnpA gene encoding ribonuclease P protein component, producing MNKKDFDVVRSQGNFRTFPYFTINFLNRLDEEEARIGVIVSKKISTKAVTRNKIRRQIKEAVRINKLMEKSYDYVIIVKPSITRLNYGRIEAELKNAFRFL from the coding sequence ATGAACAAAAAGGACTTTGATGTTGTCCGATCGCAAGGAAATTTTCGTACATTCCCCTACTTTACAATTAATTTTTTGAATAGACTCGACGAGGAAGAAGCAAGAATTGGAGTAATTGTTAGTAAAAAAATATCTACAAAAGCAGTAACCCGTAATAAAATAAGAAGACAGATAAAAGAAGCGGTTCGTATTAATAAACTGATGGAGAAATCGTATGACTATGTAATTATTGTCAAGCCCAGCATAACTAGACTTAATTATGGTAGAATAGAGGCTGAGTTGAAAAATGCTTTTAGATTTTTATAA
- the dnaA gene encoding chromosomal replication initiator protein DnaA — translation MKQDKVQIWHDVLESVKVSVSAAIFSTWISQTELGSLKKVNDTRYLATIVCNSYFVKQTIQERYFGLLQDSLMKAVDAPVDLEFTVGAVASVAPKKEIPIAPLFAEDDKDEDLTQKLVSSNIRLGFTFENFAVSGSNQMAYAAAQSIAATPGIAYNPLFIWGGVGVGKTHLMQAVGFKMIKSNPNAKVLLCSAEEFTNEVVQGIRNKTTQAVRDKYRKLQGLFVDDIQFISGKEGVQEEFFHTFNAVVGSGGQIILTSDTEPSKIKNLEDRLKSRFEAGLTVDIGKADFELKCAIIQIKGKEKGIELPIELVSIIAGNIEGARQIQGFLTRLFSESKIKNIPIDENLVKSLLSKGGDGIENLTPKEKVSPEKVFDAVSTHFSVSKKALLSHVRSQSVARPRQILMYLLRIELGLPFDEIGQTIGGRDHSTVMHAVEKVTSLASSDAKTREDIMGIKQIL, via the coding sequence ATGAAGCAGGATAAAGTTCAAATCTGGCATGATGTTTTAGAATCTGTAAAAGTTTCAGTCTCCGCTGCAATCTTTTCAACTTGGATCTCTCAAACTGAATTAGGCAGTTTAAAAAAAGTAAATGACACTCGTTATCTTGCAACAATAGTTTGTAATTCTTATTTTGTTAAGCAAACAATTCAGGAAAGATATTTCGGCCTTCTTCAAGACTCTCTAATGAAAGCAGTTGATGCACCAGTCGATTTAGAATTCACAGTTGGAGCAGTCGCCTCAGTCGCTCCAAAAAAAGAAATTCCAATCGCGCCTCTTTTTGCCGAAGATGACAAAGATGAAGATCTAACTCAAAAACTAGTTTCAAGTAATATTCGTTTAGGTTTCACTTTCGAAAACTTCGCTGTCTCAGGAAGCAATCAAATGGCCTACGCCGCAGCCCAAAGCATTGCAGCAACTCCTGGTATTGCATACAACCCGCTTTTTATTTGGGGAGGAGTTGGAGTAGGCAAAACCCATTTAATGCAAGCAGTTGGATTTAAAATGATTAAATCAAATCCAAATGCAAAAGTATTATTGTGTTCTGCAGAAGAATTCACAAATGAAGTAGTGCAGGGAATTAGAAATAAAACAACGCAAGCAGTAAGAGATAAATACAGAAAGCTTCAAGGCTTGTTTGTTGACGATATTCAGTTTATAAGCGGCAAAGAAGGTGTCCAGGAAGAGTTCTTCCACACCTTTAATGCTGTAGTCGGTTCTGGTGGGCAAATTATATTAACTTCAGATACAGAACCTTCAAAAATTAAAAATCTCGAAGACAGATTAAAAAGCAGATTTGAAGCGGGCTTAACTGTTGATATAGGAAAAGCTGACTTCGAATTAAAATGTGCCATCATTCAAATTAAAGGAAAAGAAAAGGGAATTGAACTACCAATAGAACTTGTAAGTATTATTGCAGGCAATATCGAAGGGGCAAGACAAATTCAAGGTTTTCTGACTCGCCTCTTTTCAGAAAGTAAGATAAAAAATATTCCCATCGACGAAAATCTCGTAAAATCATTATTAAGTAAAGGAGGGGATGGTATAGAAAATTTAACTCCAAAAGAAAAAGTAAGCCCAGAAAAAGTTTTTGATGCAGTCTCAACTCATTTTTCTGTAAGCAAGAAAGCTTTATTAAGTCATGTCCGTTCTCAATCAGTCGCGCGTCCAAGGCAAATATTAATGTATCTTCTCAGGATTGAATTAGGTTTGCCTTTTGATGAAATCGGCCAAACAATTGGCGGCCGCGATCATAGCACTGTCATGCACGCTGTGGAAAAAGTAACTTCTCTAGCTTCAAGCGATGCCAAAACTCGTGAGGATATCATGGGGATAAAACAGATCCTTTGA
- a CDS encoding Ig-like domain-containing protein, with protein MSRKWKIIIAGVVIFIVIIIISFLTSTQKNQIQGPLTITSSVPSNQASNVNVFDPITITFNQNINPALIGVTSTPNENWSISQNSPATITINHTLYLQENTSYQLSINQSGVSIGILNFKTAQDQNDPRQLQQLQSDLNKDYPLASLTPYETADFKVVYSAPLTLEIDLKSAISSQDAISQVKTWVSTNGVDPSTHTYRVVPSK; from the coding sequence ATGAGTAGAAAATGGAAAATAATAATTGCTGGAGTTGTAATTTTTATAGTTATTATAATTATTTCTTTTCTGACTTCAACTCAAAAAAACCAAATTCAAGGACCGCTTACTATAACAAGCTCAGTACCTTCCAACCAAGCAAGTAATGTTAATGTTTTTGATCCAATTACAATAACTTTTAATCAAAATATAAATCCTGCTTTGATTGGTGTTACATCAACTCCAAACGAAAACTGGAGTATTTCTCAAAATTCACCAGCCACAATTACAATTAACCATACACTTTATCTTCAAGAAAACACATCATATCAACTCTCAATTAATCAAAGCGGAGTCTCTATTGGAATATTAAATTTTAAAACAGCTCAAGACCAAAACGATCCGCGGCAATTACAACAATTACAGTCAGATCTTAATAAAGATTATCCCCTTGCATCACTTACACCTTACGAAACTGCTGATTTTAAAGTAGTTTACAGTGCACCACTTACACTGGAAATAGATCTTAAAAGTGCTATTAGTTCACAAGATGCAATTTCGCAAGTAAAAACATGGGTAAGCACAAACGGAGTTGACCCTTCAACACATACTTACAGGGTAGTTCCTAGTAAATAA